From a region of the Helianthus annuus cultivar XRQ/B chromosome 5, HanXRQr2.0-SUNRISE, whole genome shotgun sequence genome:
- the LOC110942256 gene encoding U-box domain-containing protein 28 yields the protein MAREKSNGLYLSVPSFFKCPISMDVMKSPVSLCTGVTYDRQSIQKWLDSGHNTCPATMQVLQSTDVVPNLTLRRLIRVWSDSYLLRPESHASFNNHIAFESLKKLISSECSEQSERVSVGTLSSIVSFAKLSGENRESVAKIDGFVPLITKMFKNCNEIEVIEQIELVIICLDLILPEKGVREQLVQHLVNSTSSTSSSFTLVLQRGGLDAKISAARVLESLASFDNESRRIIADQSVLIKELYNLTASDAGYPAVDAGLAALIAVCTSRQSKKEIVRLGIVKSAGKLLSSPENSVTVVEKAMKVLEIISTCTEGRTAICEDENCVPAVVKRLMKVSPAATEYGIGVIWSVCYMSRDRTAQEAAMRNNGLTKVLLVMQSNCSGSVRQMCGELVKVFRVNSKSCLASYETRTTHITPY from the coding sequence ATGGCGAGAGAAAAGAGTAACGGATTGTACCTGAGTGTTCCTAGCTTCTTCAAATGCCCGATTTCAATGGACGTGATGAAATCTCCGGTCAGTCTCTGCACCGGCGTCACCTACGACCGTCAAAGCATCCAAAAATGGCTCGATTCCGGCCACAACACGTGTCCTGCCACCATGCAGGTGCTACAATCAACCGACGTCGTTCCGAACCTCACGCTCCGCCGCCTCATTCGCGTGTGGTCCGATTCCTACCTTTTGCGACCGGAATCTCACGCTTCGTTCAACAACCACATCGCCTTTGAATCCTTGAAGAAATTGATTAGCTCCGAATGTTCAGAACAGTCGGAACGCGTTTCGGTAGGTACGCTATCGAGTATTGTTAGTTTCGCAAAATTATCCGGTGAAAATAGAGAATCGGTTGCCAAAATTGACGGATTTGTTCCGTTGATTacgaaaatgtttaaaaattgcaATGAGATTGAAGTAATTGAACAGATTGAGCTTGTTATCATCTGTTTAGATCTGATTTTGCCTGAAAAAGGAGTTAGAGAACAATTAGTACAACATTTAGTCAATTCAACATCATCAACATCGTCATCGTTCACTCTCGTTCTTCAACGAGGCGGTTTAGATGCTAAAATTAGCGCCGCTAGGGTTTTGGAATCACTAGCGTCGTTCGATAACGAATCTCGCCGGATAATCGCCGATCAAAGCGTATTAATAAAGGAATTATATAACCTAACAGCCTCCGACGCCGGTTATCCAGCGGTAGACGCCGGACTAGCTGCGTTAATCGCCGTTTGCACATCTCGACAGTCGAAAAAGGAGATCGTACGGTTAGGAATCGTGAAAAGCGCCGGAAAATTATTATCCTCGCCGGAGAATTCAGTTACGGTGGTGGAAAAGGCGATGAAGGTTCTGGAAATAATATCCACGTGTACAGAAGGTCGAACGGCGATATGTGAAGATGAAAACTGTGTACCGGCGGTTGTTAAGCGGTTGATGAAAGTATCACCTGCAGCGACGGAGTACGGGATCGGAGTGATCTGGAGCGTTTGTTACATGTCACGAGATCGGACGGCTCAGGAAGCAGCAATGAGGAATAATGGATTGACGAAAGTGTTGTTGGTGATGCAGAGTAATTGTTCCGGTTCGGTGAGGCAAATGTGTGGTGAGTTGGTGAAGGTGTTCCGAGTTAACTCAAAGTCGTGTTTGGCGAGTTATGAAACTCGGACGACTCATATTACGCCGTATTGA